AGCTGGGGCACCATGCAGATCCGCCGCTGACGAAGGACGCCGTGGCGGGTCGCATCCGACGTCTCCTCGCGATGGCTGACAAGCGTGCGCAGGCCGATGGCATTCCGGGAACCGAGTCGGCGGTGCCCGCAGGCCTCGACAACTGAGCGCGTCGCTCACCGTCTCCACGGAACGGGAAGGAACCCGGCCACGACGGCGTTGCCCTCAGTAGGATGAACGATGTCCGGCCTCCTGCCGCATTCGGCGGCGCGAGGACCCTGTAAGCGCCGCGGCGCGGCGCGGATTGGATGAACCGAAATGGCGATTTACACGCTCCCCGACCTTCCCTACGACTACTCGGCCCTCGAGCCGCACATCAGCGGCAAGATCATGGAGCTGCACCACTCGAAGCACCACGCCGCGTATGTCGCCGGCGCGAACACCGCGCTGGAGTCGCTGGCCGAGGCACGTGAGACGGGGAACCTCGCGAACGTCAACAAGCTCGAGAAGGACCTCGCGTTCAACCTCGGCGGCCACGTGAACCACTCGATCTTCTGGACCAACCTCTCGCCGAACGGTGGCGGCGAGCCCGAGGGTGAGCTGAAGGCAGCCATCGACGAGTTCTTCGGATCGTTCGAGAAGTTCCAGGCGCACTTCACAGCTGCGGCTATGGGCATCCAGGGCTCGGGCTGGGCGGTGCTCAGCTGGGACGTCATCGGTGAGCGCCTCATCATCCAGCAGATGTTCGACCAGCACGCGAACACCGCGATGGGCACGGTGCCGCTGTTCCAGCTCGACATGTGGGAGCACGCCTTCTACCTCGACTACCTCAACGTGAAGGCCGACTACGTCAAGGCCGCTTGGAATCTCGCCAACTGGGAGAACGTCGCCGAGCGCTTCGTAACGGCGCGCGAGAAGACCTCGGGCCTGCTGGTACTGTCGTAAACAAACGGGCGTCCCGATGGGAATCACGCCCGTCGGGACGCCGTTGTCCTGCTGCCTTCCACGCAATCGCGCGTCATGCGCTTTGAGAAACAGGAGACCTCCGTGTCTGTAAAGATCGGAATCAACGGCTTCGGCCGTATCGGCCGGAACTACTTCCGCGCGGCACTCGAGCAGGGTGCAGACATCGAGATCGTTGCGGTCAACGACCTCACCGACAACAAGACCCTCGCACACCTGCTGAAGTACGACTCGGTGGGCGGCGTTCTCAACGCTGACATCAGCTACGACGACGACAGCATCACGGTCAACGGCAAGGAGATCAAGGCCTTCGCCGAGCGTGACCCCGCCAACCTCCCGTGGGGTGAGCTGGGCGTCGACATCGTCATCGAGTCGACCGGCTTCTTCACCAAGGCAGAGCTGGCCAAGAAGCACATCGAGGCCGGCGCGAAGAAGGTTCTCATCTCGGCTCCCGCATCGGGCGACGACGCGACCATCGTCATGGGCGTCAACGAAGAGACCTACAACCCCGAGACTGACCACATCATCTCGAACGCCTCGTGCACCACGAACTGCCTCGCGCCCCTCGCGCAGGTCTTCAACGAGGCCTTCGGCATCGAGCGTGGCTTCATGATGACGGCACACGCCTACACCGCAGACCAGAACCTGCAGGATGGCCCGCACGGTGACCTTCGCCGCGCCCGCGCCGCCGCCATCAACATCACCCCGGCATCGACCGGCGCTGCCAAGGCCATCGGCCTGGTCCTGCCGGAACTCAACGGCAAGCTCTCGGGCTCGTCCTACCGTGTTCCGGTTCCCACCGGCTCGATCGTCGACCTCACCCTCATCACCGACCGTGACGACCTCACGGTCGACGAGGTCAACGCCGCCTACAAGAAGGCTGC
The DNA window shown above is from Microbacterium keratanolyticum and carries:
- a CDS encoding superoxide dismutase; amino-acid sequence: MAIYTLPDLPYDYSALEPHISGKIMELHHSKHHAAYVAGANTALESLAEARETGNLANVNKLEKDLAFNLGGHVNHSIFWTNLSPNGGGEPEGELKAAIDEFFGSFEKFQAHFTAAAMGIQGSGWAVLSWDVIGERLIIQQMFDQHANTAMGTVPLFQLDMWEHAFYLDYLNVKADYVKAAWNLANWENVAERFVTAREKTSGLLVLS
- the gap gene encoding type I glyceraldehyde-3-phosphate dehydrogenase — translated: MSVKIGINGFGRIGRNYFRAALEQGADIEIVAVNDLTDNKTLAHLLKYDSVGGVLNADISYDDDSITVNGKEIKAFAERDPANLPWGELGVDIVIESTGFFTKAELAKKHIEAGAKKVLISAPASGDDATIVMGVNEETYNPETDHIISNASCTTNCLAPLAQVFNEAFGIERGFMMTAHAYTADQNLQDGPHGDLRRARAAAINITPASTGAAKAIGLVLPELNGKLSGSSYRVPVPTGSIVDLTLITDRDDLTVDEVNAAYKKAAAEGRLNGVLQYNEDEIVSSDIVHNPHSSIFDATLTNVSGNLVKVSSWYDNEWGYSNRLVDLTEYVAERL